Proteins from a single region of Crassaminicella profunda:
- the whiA gene encoding DNA-binding protein WhiA: MSFSMKTKNELARIIPEDRCCQLAELSALIRMSGTIQLMGYKKVNVKIITENAAIARKIFTLLKKCFGIHTELRVRKNRLLKKNNHYVIIITSDAGANDILEKVGILKVDHKQFLIDYNVPKELIEDKCCKRAYLRGAFLGAGSVSDPEKTYHLEFVTSSQEHSEGLKELINHFDLRAKIVQRKNSYVIYLKEGDRIVDLLNIMGAHLALLKFENIRIVKQVRNNVNRIVNCETANLSKIVNASIRQIENIEYIQKTVGFKILPDNLREIAELRLDYKEASLKELGQMLNPPVGKSGVNHRLRKIEKITEKLKQNEGEL, from the coding sequence ATGTCCTTTTCTATGAAAACGAAGAATGAATTGGCAAGGATCATTCCAGAAGATCGATGTTGCCAATTAGCGGAGTTATCAGCATTGATTCGAATGAGTGGGACAATACAATTAATGGGCTATAAAAAAGTAAATGTAAAAATTATTACAGAAAATGCTGCTATTGCAAGAAAAATTTTTACATTATTGAAAAAATGTTTTGGAATTCATACGGAATTACGGGTAAGAAAAAATAGATTGTTAAAAAAGAATAATCACTATGTAATTATTATCACAAGTGATGCGGGGGCAAACGATATCCTGGAAAAAGTAGGTATTTTGAAAGTAGACCATAAACAATTTTTAATAGATTATAATGTACCAAAAGAATTAATTGAGGATAAATGTTGCAAACGAGCATATTTAAGAGGTGCATTTTTAGGAGCAGGTTCTGTAAGTGATCCAGAGAAAACCTATCATTTAGAATTTGTTACAAGTAGTCAAGAACATAGTGAAGGATTAAAAGAATTAATCAATCATTTTGACCTTAGAGCGAAGATTGTTCAACGAAAAAATAGTTATGTAATATACTTAAAAGAAGGAGATCGAATTGTTGATCTATTAAATATTATGGGAGCTCATTTAGCTTTATTAAAATTTGAAAACATAAGGATTGTAAAGCAAGTAAGGAATAATGTAAATAGGATTGTAAATTGTGAGACAGCGAATTTAAGTAAAATAGTAAATGCTTCTATTCGGCAGATAGAAAATATAGAGTATATACAAAAAACTGTAGGATTTAAAATACTTCCTGACAATCTTCGAGAAATAGCAGAGTTAAGACTTGATTACAAAGAAGCTAGTTTAAAAGAACTAGGACAAATGTTAAATCCACCTGTTGGGAAGTCAGGGGTAAATCATAGATTAAGAAAAATAGAGAAGATCACAGAAAAATTAAAGCAGAATGAGGGGGAGTTGTAA
- a CDS encoding HPr family phosphocarrier protein, translating into MINREITVMNEEGLRARRAALFVQLANKFSSDIFVEKDTKNVNGKSIMCIMALGLLKSEKIVVTVDGPDEEQALEEIVNFFEKPQEDL; encoded by the coding sequence ATGATCAATAGGGAAATCACCGTGATGAATGAAGAAGGATTACGTGCAAGACGAGCAGCCTTGTTTGTACAATTAGCAAATAAATTTAGTTCTGATATTTTTGTAGAAAAAGATACGAAAAATGTAAATGGAAAAAGTATTATGTGCATTATGGCTTTAGGGTTATTGAAGAGTGAAAAGATCGTAGTAACTGTTGATGGACCTGACGAAGAACAAGCTCTAGAAGAAATAGTAAACTTTTTCGAAAAACCACAAGAAGATTTATAA
- a CDS encoding DNA polymerase III subunit alpha, whose amino-acid sequence MGDFVHLHVHTEYSLLDGAARIKPLIKTVKDLGMKAVAITDHGCMFGVIDFYKEAKKEGIKPIIGCEVYTATRTLFDKDPIKDKRQGHLVLLAKNNEGYKNLMKIVSLGYVDGFYYKPRIDHTVLEKYSEGIIALSACLAGEIQQRLLNKDYEGAKKEALRLEGIFGKDDFYLELQDHGMQEQKMVNNQLIRLSQETDIPLVATNDIHYLKRSDGDIHDILLCIQTGKNIDDEDRLKFPTKEFYLKSPKEMEDLFPYAKEALENTVKIANRCNVTFDFNQMYLPKYDVPDSYSAKEYLRKLCNEGLKKRYKEITKELLERLEYELSTIENMGYVEYFLIVWDFIRYAKEENIMVGPGRGSAAGSLVSYTLGITEIDPIKYHLIFERFLNPERVTMPDIDIDFCFERRQEVIDYVVRKYGKEKVAQIITFGTMAARAAIRDVGRALNMSYAEVDAIAKKIPMQLGISIDKALEIDKGFKEIYERDERAKYLIDAARAVEGMPRHASTHAAGVVISKEAIDEYVPLYMHNEGLTTQFTMTTLEELGLLKMDFLGLRNLTVIRDAIESIEKNHGVKINFSNSNYDDKLAYEMISKGDTIGVFQLESAGMRQFMKELKPDCFEDIVAGISLYRPGPMDSIPKYIAYKNNPEKIEYLHPLLEKILNVTYGCLIYQEQVMQVVRELAGYSYGRSDLVRRAMSKKKMDVMEQEREYFIHGKKDEEGNIEITGCVSKGVPKEIGNQIYDEMIDFAKYAFNKSHAAAYAVLGYETAYLKAYYPVEFMAALITSIMGNTTKVAQYIEDCKKKNIEILPPSVNESHHKFIVQDGKIRFGLLAVKNVGAGVIDAIVAAREEKGKFLSFTDFCDKVDMKEINKRAIESLIKAGAFDHLGANRAQLLAIYERTIDGIAQDRKRNLAGQVSLFQAFDEIIPANVKRDDLPDIKEFAQKNLLMMEKEVVGLYISGHPLSEYEQEVKKVSTMNAGELMEINENHENNSVKDGSYIRIGGLIGHRKNKITKNNNMMAFITLEDLFGSVEVLVFPKIFDKYMNLLYEDSVVIIEGKISMREEEEPKIIAEKILPLIKKNDKGIKKLYLKISRGQELDVLFEKIKPTLKSHKGDVPVYLYLEGKNKKLKANKELWVTLNDDLIKNLIGLLGEDCVKVC is encoded by the coding sequence ATGGGAGATTTTGTACATTTACATGTGCATACAGAGTATAGTTTATTAGATGGTGCAGCCAGAATAAAACCCCTTATAAAAACTGTAAAGGATTTAGGGATGAAAGCCGTAGCCATAACAGATCATGGATGTATGTTTGGTGTGATTGATTTTTATAAAGAAGCTAAAAAGGAAGGAATTAAACCTATTATAGGTTGTGAAGTGTATACTGCTACTAGAACTCTTTTTGATAAAGATCCAATAAAAGATAAAAGGCAGGGTCACCTAGTACTCCTTGCTAAAAATAATGAGGGCTATAAAAATCTTATGAAAATTGTATCTTTAGGATATGTGGATGGTTTTTATTATAAACCTCGAATAGATCATACAGTTCTTGAAAAATATAGTGAAGGCATTATCGCCCTTAGTGCATGTCTTGCAGGAGAGATCCAACAAAGACTTTTAAATAAGGATTATGAAGGAGCTAAAAAAGAAGCATTAAGACTAGAGGGGATATTTGGAAAAGATGATTTTTATCTAGAACTTCAGGACCATGGTATGCAGGAGCAGAAAATGGTAAACAATCAATTAATCAGGTTAAGCCAAGAAACAGATATCCCATTAGTTGCAACTAATGATATTCACTATTTAAAGAGATCTGATGGAGATATTCACGATATACTTCTTTGTATTCAAACAGGAAAGAATATAGATGATGAAGATCGACTAAAATTTCCTACAAAGGAATTTTATCTAAAATCTCCAAAAGAGATGGAAGACCTCTTTCCATATGCAAAGGAAGCCTTAGAAAATACCGTAAAAATTGCAAATAGGTGCAATGTAACTTTTGATTTTAACCAAATGTATTTACCAAAGTATGATGTACCTGATTCTTATAGTGCAAAGGAATATTTAAGGAAATTATGTAATGAAGGATTGAAAAAAAGATATAAAGAAATTACAAAGGAACTTTTAGAAAGATTAGAGTACGAATTATCTACTATAGAAAATATGGGGTATGTAGAATATTTTCTAATTGTATGGGATTTTATAAGATATGCAAAAGAAGAAAACATCATGGTAGGACCAGGAAGAGGATCTGCTGCAGGAAGCTTAGTTTCATATACATTAGGAATTACAGAAATTGATCCTATTAAGTATCATCTCATTTTTGAGCGTTTTTTAAATCCAGAACGTGTAACCATGCCGGATATTGATATTGATTTTTGCTTTGAAAGAAGGCAAGAAGTTATTGATTATGTAGTGAGAAAATATGGAAAAGAAAAGGTAGCACAAATAATCACCTTTGGAACAATGGCAGCAAGAGCAGCTATAAGAGATGTAGGAAGGGCGCTGAATATGTCCTATGCAGAAGTAGATGCTATTGCCAAAAAAATTCCTATGCAGTTGGGTATTTCTATTGATAAAGCATTAGAAATAGATAAGGGATTTAAAGAAATATATGAAAGAGACGAAAGGGCAAAATATTTAATAGATGCTGCAAGGGCTGTAGAAGGAATGCCAAGACATGCATCTACTCATGCAGCTGGGGTTGTAATTTCTAAAGAGGCTATTGATGAATATGTACCTTTATATATGCATAATGAAGGTCTTACAACTCAATTCACTATGACAACATTAGAAGAGTTAGGGCTTCTTAAAATGGACTTTTTAGGTCTTCGAAATCTAACAGTAATCAGGGATGCTATAGAGAGTATAGAGAAGAATCATGGGGTAAAAATAAATTTTTCCAATAGTAACTATGATGATAAGTTAGCTTATGAAATGATTAGTAAAGGGGATACTATAGGGGTATTTCAGCTAGAAAGTGCAGGTATGAGGCAGTTTATGAAGGAATTAAAGCCTGATTGCTTTGAAGATATAGTAGCGGGAATTTCCCTTTACAGACCAGGGCCTATGGATTCTATTCCTAAGTATATAGCTTATAAAAATAATCCAGAAAAAATAGAATATTTACATCCATTGCTAGAAAAGATCCTTAATGTAACCTATGGATGTTTAATATACCAAGAACAAGTAATGCAGGTAGTTAGGGAACTTGCTGGTTATTCCTATGGACGAAGCGATTTGGTTCGCCGTGCCATGAGTAAAAAGAAAATGGATGTGATGGAACAAGAAAGAGAATATTTCATTCATGGAAAAAAAGATGAAGAAGGAAATATTGAAATTACAGGATGTGTAAGCAAGGGTGTACCAAAAGAAATTGGAAATCAAATATATGATGAAATGATAGATTTTGCCAAATATGCTTTTAACAAATCCCATGCAGCGGCCTATGCAGTGCTAGGTTATGAAACAGCATACCTTAAGGCGTACTACCCTGTTGAATTTATGGCAGCACTCATTACGAGTATTATGGGGAATACCACAAAGGTAGCCCAATATATAGAGGATTGTAAGAAGAAAAACATAGAAATACTGCCACCTAGTGTCAATGAAAGTCATCATAAGTTTATTGTACAGGATGGGAAAATTCGATTTGGCCTTTTGGCAGTGAAAAACGTTGGTGCAGGCGTTATAGATGCTATTGTAGCCGCAAGAGAAGAGAAAGGTAAGTTTTTAAGTTTTACAGATTTTTGTGATAAAGTGGATATGAAAGAAATCAATAAAAGAGCTATTGAGAGTCTCATAAAAGCAGGAGCCTTTGATCATTTAGGAGCCAATCGTGCCCAGCTTTTAGCCATCTATGAAAGGACAATTGATGGAATAGCTCAAGATCGAAAAAGGAATTTAGCAGGCCAGGTTTCATTATTTCAAGCATTTGATGAAATCATACCTGCTAATGTTAAAAGAGATGATTTGCCAGATATCAAAGAGTTTGCTCAGAAAAATCTTTTGATGATGGAAAAAGAAGTAGTGGGACTTTATATTAGTGGTCATCCCCTTTCAGAGTATGAACAAGAAGTTAAAAAAGTTTCAACCATGAATGCAGGAGAGTTAATGGAGATCAATGAAAATCATGAAAATAATTCTGTAAAAGATGGATCCTATATAAGAATAGGGGGACTCATTGGACATCGAAAAAATAAAATCACTAAAAATAATAATATGATGGCTTTCATAACACTAGAAGACTTATTTGGTAGTGTAGAAGTATTAGTTTTTCCTAAAATATTTGATAAATATATGAATTTATTATATGAAGATAGTGTTGTCATTATAGAAGGAAAAATAAGCATGAGAGAAGAGGAAGAACCTAAAATTATAGCAGAAAAAATACTACCCCTCATAAAGAAAAATGATAAAGGGATAAAAAAGTTATATCTAAAAATAAGTAGAGGTCAAGAGCTAGATGTTTTATTTGAAAAAATTAAACCGACACTGAAAAGTCACAAAGGAGATGTGCCGGTATACTTATATTTAGAAGGGAAAAATAAGAAACTAAAAGCGAATAAGGAATTATGGGTAACGTTAAATGATGATTTAATTAAAAATTTGATAGGATTGCTAGGAGAAGATTGTGTAAAAGTATGTTAG
- a CDS encoding NUDIX hydrolase, translating to MREEISAGGVVVFGNAILLLRKYNGDWVLPKGKVKQDEAIDAAAIREVYEEGRAKGEIVKYIGKINYSFKNCWKDHEVVHKTVHWYLMRTRNMDCIPLKEEGFVDARFVHMDRATEIAKYNDERAIIQKAIEDIKKDLNSQ from the coding sequence ATGAGGGAAGAGATTAGTGCTGGTGGTGTGGTTGTTTTTGGAAATGCTATACTACTTTTACGTAAATACAATGGAGATTGGGTATTACCAAAAGGGAAAGTAAAACAAGATGAGGCCATAGACGCTGCTGCAATTCGAGAAGTTTATGAAGAAGGAAGAGCAAAAGGTGAGATTGTAAAATATATTGGAAAAATTAATTATTCTTTTAAAAACTGTTGGAAAGATCATGAGGTAGTCCATAAAACGGTTCATTGGTACTTAATGAGGACTAGAAATATGGATTGTATTCCTCTTAAAGAGGAAGGATTTGTAGATGCACGGTTTGTGCATATGGATAGGGCTACTGAGATAGCGAAATATAATGATGAAAGAGCAATTATACAAAAAGCCATCGAAGACATAAAAAAAGACCTCAACAGCCAATGA
- a CDS encoding phosphatidylglycerophosphatase A family protein has protein sequence MKDIVIKMLKDRGVNLLDIAKLVYDLQIKYGPLTMDDCLYSINKVLEKREVQHAILTGVVLDIYAEKNLLPEPLLDILKRDEPLYGIDEVLALSITNVYGTIGLTSFGYLDKEKLGILKDLNDPKNGVHTFLDDLVAGIAAAASARIAHSKKH, from the coding sequence TTGAAAGATATTGTAATCAAAATGTTAAAGGATCGAGGAGTAAATCTTTTAGATATTGCAAAGTTAGTATATGATTTACAAATAAAATACGGACCCTTAACAATGGATGACTGCCTTTATAGTATTAATAAAGTTCTAGAAAAAAGAGAAGTTCAACACGCTATCTTAACGGGAGTGGTTTTAGATATTTATGCTGAAAAAAATCTTCTACCAGAACCTCTTTTAGATATATTAAAACGTGATGAACCCCTCTATGGCATTGATGAGGTATTAGCCCTTAGTATAACAAATGTATATGGAACCATCGGTCTTACAAGCTTTGGTTATCTAGATAAAGAAAAGCTTGGTATCTTAAAAGACTTAAATGATCCTAAAAATGGGGTGCATACATTTTTAGATGATTTAGTTGCTGGTATTGCTGCAGCAGCATCTGCAAGGATTGCTCATTCAAAGAAACACTAA
- a CDS encoding DRTGG domain-containing protein has protein sequence MTKNEQIINHIKELPVGSKISVRGVAQDLEVSEGTAYKAIKDAERKELVSTIPRVGTIRVEKVEKKQIDKVTFAEVLNIVEGQILGGHEGIYKIVNKFVIGAMSIDEIEKYISEGDLLIVGNRDDVHKLALDKKCAILITGGLSCDDEIKKIANEKKLPILSTSYDTFTITTMIDQALHERLIRKEILITEDIMPHTLHYLKVGETVCDMKKLIKRTGHSRYPVVDENLHVIGIVSPRDIGGADSTEPIINVMTKNPITVSVNTSVAYISHVMIWEGLKVVPVTDKKKLIGIITRQDIIKGLKQMRNQPHMGEPFEDMITSECNVEETEKGIKFSGEITPMMLNDRGIASAGVLVLLMSTAGCSAIKMQKNLDSVIDSFMIYYIKPLQLESKFEIYVDIINVSRKFYKVDITAYHNDEIVSKAMMSAKQLRR, from the coding sequence ATGACAAAAAATGAACAGATTATAAACCATATAAAAGAGTTGCCTGTGGGAAGTAAAATATCCGTAAGAGGAGTTGCACAGGATCTAGAAGTTAGTGAAGGAACAGCTTATAAGGCTATTAAGGATGCAGAAAGAAAAGAACTTGTTAGTACCATTCCAAGAGTAGGAACTATACGAGTTGAAAAGGTCGAAAAAAAACAAATTGATAAAGTAACATTTGCGGAAGTACTCAATATTGTAGAAGGACAAATCCTAGGAGGCCATGAAGGAATTTATAAGATTGTCAATAAATTTGTCATTGGTGCCATGTCTATTGATGAAATTGAAAAGTACATTTCAGAAGGGGATTTATTAATTGTAGGAAATAGGGATGATGTTCATAAGCTTGCACTAGATAAAAAATGTGCAATCCTTATTACAGGAGGTCTCTCATGTGATGATGAAATAAAAAAAATAGCCAATGAGAAAAAACTACCTATTCTTTCTACAAGCTATGATACATTTACCATTACTACTATGATTGATCAAGCTTTACATGAGAGATTGATTAGAAAAGAAATATTAATAACAGAGGATATTATGCCCCATACCCTTCATTATCTAAAGGTGGGAGAGACAGTCTGTGATATGAAAAAATTAATAAAAAGAACAGGACATAGTAGATATCCTGTAGTAGATGAAAATTTACATGTTATAGGAATTGTATCCCCAAGAGATATTGGAGGAGCAGACAGTACGGAACCCATTATAAATGTTATGACAAAAAATCCTATTACCGTGTCTGTGAATACATCTGTAGCTTATATTTCACATGTAATGATTTGGGAAGGATTAAAAGTGGTTCCAGTTACAGATAAAAAGAAACTTATAGGTATTATTACTCGCCAAGATATTATAAAGGGACTCAAGCAGATGAGAAATCAACCCCATATGGGAGAGCCTTTTGAAGATATGATTACTAGTGAATGTAATGTGGAAGAAACAGAAAAGGGTATAAAATTTTCCGGAGAAATTACTCCCATGATGTTAAATGATCGAGGGATTGCTAGTGCAGGTGTTTTGGTACTACTTATGTCTACTGCTGGGTGCAGTGCTATTAAGATGCAGAAAAATTTAGATAGTGTGATTGATAGTTTTATGATTTATTATATAAAGCCATTGCAGCTTGAGAGTAAATTCGAAATCTATGTAGATATTATCAATGTGAGTAGGAAATTTTATAAAGTGGATATTACAGCTTATCACAATGATGAGATTGTATCCAAAGCTATGATGTCAGCAAAACAATTAAGAAGATAG
- the pfkA gene encoding 6-phosphofructokinase, producing MKKIGVLTSGGDSPGMNAAIRAVVRAGIYNGLKVVGIKRGYEGLINGDIEEMNLSSVADIIHRGGTMLRTARSEAFKTKEGFEKALNVINIFGIEGIVVIGGDGSLRGAEKLSEAGIPTIGLPGTIDNDLAYTDYTIGFDTAINTVLHAISNIRDTSTSHGRANIVEVMGRHCGDIALYAGLAGGAESIIVPEEECSIDEVCKRLIQGRNRGKLHSIIILAEGVAGNSYEIAKEIETKTGIDVRLTILGHIQRGGSPTAFDRILASRMGGNAVELLMKGKKGRTVGMKGNEICNFEISKALSMKKEMNKNLYELAKTLSI from the coding sequence ATGAAAAAAATTGGTGTACTGACTAGTGGTGGAGATTCTCCAGGAATGAATGCGGCTATAAGAGCTGTCGTTCGAGCAGGAATATACAATGGCTTAAAGGTAGTTGGCATCAAAAGAGGTTATGAAGGACTTATAAATGGTGATATTGAGGAGATGAATCTCTCGTCCGTGGCAGATATTATTCATAGAGGAGGAACTATGCTTAGAACTGCTCGGAGTGAAGCTTTCAAAACCAAAGAAGGATTTGAAAAAGCACTGAATGTAATCAACATTTTTGGTATAGAAGGAATTGTTGTCATTGGAGGAGATGGTTCTTTAAGAGGAGCAGAAAAATTAAGTGAAGCGGGTATTCCTACTATAGGACTACCTGGAACGATAGATAATGATTTAGCATATACGGATTATACCATTGGATTTGATACAGCCATTAATACGGTACTCCATGCAATTAGTAATATTAGAGATACGTCTACTTCCCATGGAAGAGCAAACATTGTTGAGGTAATGGGGAGACATTGTGGGGATATTGCCCTTTATGCAGGACTTGCTGGAGGAGCAGAAAGTATTATTGTTCCAGAAGAAGAATGCTCTATTGATGAGGTGTGTAAAAGACTGATTCAAGGAAGAAATAGAGGTAAATTACATAGTATCATTATTTTAGCAGAGGGCGTAGCTGGAAATTCCTATGAAATTGCAAAAGAAATAGAAACAAAAACAGGTATAGATGTAAGGCTTACTATTCTTGGACATATACAAAGAGGAGGCAGTCCAACAGCATTTGATAGGATTTTAGCAAGTCGAATGGGAGGAAATGCTGTAGAGCTGTTAATGAAGGGTAAGAAAGGAAGAACTGTTGGGATGAAAGGAAATGAAATTTGTAATTTTGAAATATCTAAGGCCCTTTCAATGAAAAAGGAAATGAATAAAAATTTATATGAGTTAGCAAAAACACTATCTATATAA
- a CDS encoding gluconeogenesis factor YvcK family protein, which yields MKLFDWLKPGLKIKRWLFLGSVGIAFLIIGGYAFINKMFLNNHFLDYYPVVLLLGIVLIAVSLKKGAASIVNLLDTPGSLVKCKIDKKLYEKRILNKGPKTVVIGGGTGLSVLLRGLKKYTSNITAIVTVADDGGGSGILREDLGMLPPGDIRNCILALADTEPIMEKLLQYRFEEGKLKGQSFGNLLIAAMNGISDNFEEAIKKINHVLAVTGKVLPVTVEEITLYAKLKNGKVIKGESQIPIKVKEFDSGIDQVFIKPNNVVPLEESIEEIMSADVIILGPGSLYTSIIPNLLVEDIRKAIRDSIATKIYITNVMTQPGETDGYSVLEHVEAIIEYLKSGNIDYVFVNDEKIPKEVLKKYAHDGAQPIRLTKKDCKILKEKDISVIEGPFVDIKKQYIRHDANKLSEMITKLVLEEKYAIDKKKIIDYYILSEELKKV from the coding sequence ATGAAACTATTTGATTGGTTAAAACCAGGGTTAAAAATAAAAAGATGGCTTTTTTTAGGATCTGTTGGTATTGCATTTTTGATCATTGGTGGATATGCGTTTATCAATAAGATGTTTTTGAATAATCATTTTTTAGATTATTATCCAGTGGTTTTATTGTTAGGTATTGTGTTAATTGCTGTTAGTTTAAAAAAGGGTGCAGCATCCATTGTGAACTTGTTGGATACTCCTGGAAGTTTGGTAAAGTGTAAGATTGATAAAAAATTATATGAAAAGCGTATTTTGAATAAAGGACCTAAAACAGTTGTGATTGGTGGAGGAACAGGTCTTTCTGTTCTCTTAAGAGGTCTTAAAAAATATACTTCTAATATTACTGCTATTGTAACGGTAGCAGATGATGGTGGAGGATCAGGGATTTTAAGAGAGGATTTAGGAATGCTACCTCCAGGAGATATAAGGAATTGTATCTTAGCATTAGCAGATACAGAGCCCATTATGGAAAAATTACTACAATATCGTTTTGAAGAAGGAAAATTAAAAGGGCAAAGCTTTGGAAATTTATTGATTGCTGCAATGAATGGTATATCCGATAATTTTGAAGAGGCCATAAAAAAAATAAACCATGTTTTAGCTGTTACAGGAAAGGTTTTACCTGTAACGGTGGAGGAGATTACTCTCTATGCCAAACTAAAAAATGGAAAGGTCATTAAAGGAGAATCCCAAATTCCTATAAAGGTAAAGGAATTTGATAGTGGTATTGATCAGGTTTTTATTAAACCCAATAATGTAGTTCCCCTAGAGGAATCTATAGAAGAGATTATGAGTGCTGATGTGATTATTTTAGGACCCGGGAGCTTATATACAAGTATTATCCCTAATTTATTAGTTGAGGATATTAGAAAAGCTATTAGGGATTCAATAGCTACGAAGATTTATATAACTAATGTAATGACACAACCTGGAGAAACAGATGGATACAGTGTATTAGAACATGTTGAGGCCATCATAGAATATTTAAAGAGTGGAAATATTGATTATGTTTTTGTAAATGATGAGAAAATTCCCAAAGAAGTATTAAAAAAATATGCCCATGATGGTGCACAGCCCATAAGGCTTACGAAGAAGGATTGTAAAATATTAAAAGAAAAGGATATTAGCGTCATAGAAGGGCCTTTTGTAGATATAAAGAAACAGTATATAAGACATGATGCCAATAAGTTATCTGAAATGATTACAAAATTAGTATTAGAAGAGAAGTATGCTATTGATAAGAAAAAAATTATTGATTATTATATTCTAAGTGAAGAATTGAAAAAAGTATAG
- a CDS encoding HD-GYP domain-containing protein encodes MFKINLNFLKPGMILAKTINGSDGQVLLNAGVILKESYIEKLRQIGISSLYIDTKETSDIVIEDVICEQNRFEAKNIIRETMKDVYMGRSIQTKEVFEAVSNILDDLLGNKDIMLNLSDIKAVDDYTFAHSVNVCVLSLITGITMGYNRDKLEKLGIGAVLHDIGKIAIPPDILNKPGKLTDIEYKIIQEHPRLGYDIVKEHATISSLSAMVILTHHERHDGKGYPLGKKGKEIFEFSRIVAVADVYDALTSDRVYKKKVLPHEAIEYLRAMGDLQFDSEIVNNFAAHVAPYPVGTIVKLSTGVQGIVVAVDKNHLNKPKVRCFWNKQGDQYLNEAEVNLVNLPSITISEVLEKLE; translated from the coding sequence ATGTTTAAAATAAATCTTAACTTTCTAAAGCCAGGAATGATTTTAGCAAAAACAATTAACGGAAGTGATGGGCAAGTTTTGTTGAATGCTGGAGTAATCTTAAAAGAAAGCTATATTGAAAAGCTCAGGCAGATTGGTATTAGTAGTCTATACATAGATACGAAAGAAACATCAGATATTGTGATTGAAGATGTTATTTGTGAACAAAATAGATTTGAAGCAAAAAACATTATCAGAGAGACAATGAAGGATGTTTATATGGGCAGATCGATACAAACAAAAGAAGTATTTGAGGCAGTAAGTAATATTTTGGATGATTTGTTAGGAAATAAGGACATTATGCTCAATCTTTCTGATATTAAGGCAGTCGATGATTATACTTTTGCTCATTCTGTTAATGTTTGTGTGTTATCCCTTATAACAGGAATTACTATGGGATACAACAGGGATAAATTAGAAAAATTGGGAATCGGTGCTGTGTTACATGATATAGGAAAAATTGCAATTCCTCCAGATATATTAAATAAGCCTGGTAAACTGACAGATATTGAGTATAAAATCATTCAAGAGCATCCTCGATTAGGATATGATATTGTAAAAGAACATGCTACTATTAGTAGCCTTAGTGCCATGGTGATTCTTACCCATCATGAAAGACATGATGGAAAAGGATATCCATTAGGAAAGAAAGGGAAAGAAATATTTGAATTTTCTAGAATTGTTGCAGTAGCAGATGTATATGATGCGTTGACTTCTGATAGGGTTTATAAGAAGAAGGTTTTACCCCATGAAGCGATAGAATATTTAAGGGCTATGGGCGATTTGCAATTTGATTCTGAAATTGTAAATAATTTTGCTGCACATGTAGCACCTTATCCTGTTGGAACCATTGTAAAATTAAGTACAGGGGTTCAAGGAATCGTTGTAGCTGTAGATAAAAATCATCTTAATAAACCTAAGGTTAGGTGTTTTTGGAACAAACAAGGAGATCAATATTTGAATGAAGCAGAGGTCAATCTTGTGAATTTACCATCGATTACAATCTCAGAGGTGTTAGAGAAACTTGAATAG